Proteins encoded within one genomic window of Canis lupus baileyi chromosome 36, mCanLup2.hap1, whole genome shotgun sequence:
- the CTLA4 gene encoding cytotoxic T-lymphocyte protein 4, which yields MAGFGFRRHGAQPDLASRTWPCTALFSLLFIPVFSKGMHVAQPAVVLASSRGVASFVCEYGSSGNAAEVRVTVLRQAGSQMTEVCAATYTVEDELAFLDDSTCTGTSSGNKVNLTIQGLRAMDTGLYICKVELMYPPPYYVGMGNGTQIYVIDPEPCPDSDFLLWILAAVSSGLFFYSFLITAVSLSKMLKKRSPLTTGVYVKMPPTEPECEKQFQPYFIPIN from the exons ATGGCTGGCTTTGGATTCCGGAGGCATGGGGCTCAGCCGGACCTGGCTTCTAGGACCTGGCCCTGCActgctctgttttctcttctctttatccCCGTCTTCTCCAAAG GGATGCATGTGGCTCAGCCTGCAGTGGTTCTGGCCAGCAGCCGGGGTGTTGCTAGCTTCGTGTGTGAATATGGGTCTTCAGGCAACGCAGCCGAGGTCCGGGTGACAGTGCTGCGGCAGGCTGGCAGCCAGATGACTGAAGTCTGTGCCGCGACATACACAGTGGAGGATGAGTTGGCCTTCCTGGATGATTCTACCTGCACTGGCACCTCCAGTGGAAACAAAGTGAACCTCACCATCCAAGGGTTGAGGGCCATGGACACGGGGCTCTACATCTGCAAGGTGGAGCTCATGTACCCACCACCCTACTATGTAGGCATGGGAAATGGAACCCAGATTTATGTCATCG ATCCTGAACCTTGCCCAGATTCTGACTTCCTCCTCTGGATCCTTGCAGCAGTCAGTTCGGGCTTGTTTTTTTATAGCTTTCTTATCACAGCTGTTTCTTTGAGCAAAATG CTAAAGAAAAGAAGCCCTCTTACCACAGGGGTCTATGTGAAAATGCCCCCAACTGAGCCAGAATGTGAAAAGCAATTTCAGCCTTATTTTATTCCCATCAATTGA